A window of Branchiostoma floridae strain S238N-H82 chromosome 9, Bfl_VNyyK, whole genome shotgun sequence genomic DNA:
CTCTTTATAGTCATGTGTTGTGCTCTATTTTTCTCTATCAAAAGTACTGTGTTTTTGAGAAGATTACTAGCTTTGCAATTTAGATTCCTGTGTTTTGCTCCTTCAGGATCCCTCCTTTTTTGCTATTGCTATTCCTCTGTTTGCTATTTCAAAAGCTCTGTGTTTTGCTCTAGATCCCCTCTCTATTTCTTTAAGTGTCTgggttttttttccagttttcttCTCCTGAAAGTGCTCTCCTTCTGTTTGCTCTTTCATGAGTTGTGTTTCTCTCTCCTAAGATTACTATGTTTTTGTCAAATAAGGCTGCtatatttgtttctttaagAGTCCCATACTTTGCTCCATTAAGATCCCTGTACCTCTCCTTTATTCTTTAACTTAGTTCAAGTTTCTGCTTTGTCAGTTTTCCTCTCCTCACACTCCTCCTTGTGTCCCCCCCTCCAGTGCTGTTGCTGACACTCCTTGCTGCAGTAGCGAGTCTTCCTGCAGCGCCCGCACTTCTGGAACTTTGCCTCGGGAAGCTCCTGCCGGTTACAGAACCCGCACCGCTGGAGCTGTTTCACCTTAAATGTCTGCTCGGTAACCTGATCAGCTGAGGTCTTCTCCTGCTAGTTTTGAAAAACATAACAGCAACTCAGAAATGATCACAAGTTATTTTCATTACTAGTCTATAGCACTTTGTATAGTTGTAGAGAGAAAACAAGAACTTCAAAGGCATTGAGGGTTTAACCTTAAAGTGTCTGTGGAATAAAAGTTCCTTCTTTCATTCACGTAAAAATATTATCTTTTCTGTAGACATCCAAGACAGTTATCTCACTACTGTATCTGTTTTGGTGGGACAAATTAAGAATGTGTCGTGACATCACAGACAGGACTCCCCCTTAGCTAGTATATGGCTGCCTGTCCTTTCTGTGATGTCACAAGTTTACAACCCCTTGCTAATTTCTCCCACGAAAGAGTACACAGTATTGGTAGACATAGACATCTTTAGAAAATCCCAGTTCTATGCGAGTCATCAAAAGTGACAGTCAACATGAATGTTGCAAAGTGAGAAGTAACCACAGTTGCATTATATGTCCCCTTTGGAATGTAGATTTGTACCTGTGTCTGTGTAGGTGTAGATCTATCTGCATCACTTGCTGGTTTGGAAGATGTTTTTTCAGAAGACTTCTCAGCCTTTGTTTTTCCCGCTGATCCTTTCTTGGCACTTTTCTGCTTACTTTTCACTGTCTCCTGTTCAGTACTGTTCGGGTTGCCATTCTCTGTCTCTGGTTGGGCACTTTTGGATTTGTCTttcattttttcaggtcttttatatttttttttctttgggtTGATACTTTTGTCCTTTGGCTCGGGATTTTTCTTTGGCTCTGGTCTGACGAGTCTCATTGGGACCCTGTTTTCAGTTCTTTTCAACAGATCTTGCACCTCCTTTGGGTCGATGGGTTTTGGGTTGTTTTTTTCCACGAGCTCCGCTAACTCCGGCATTTCTTTTAACGCAAACCGGTGAGGTTTCTCGGGGAGGGTCATGAACGAACTTGTAATGGACTTCCCATGTTCCCAGATCCATACCTCTGAAACACATACAATACGAGTATATCTATAAGCACAGTCAAGCAATGCATGTACAATGCATGTACTCTGTATACTATTTTGTGTAGTTCTTAGGATACAATTGAATGACCTTACCATCTACAATCCTTTTCACAGTTTCAGAGTGTCAGCGGGTTTTACTAGGGTTGGTCGGGTAATATCAccaccttaaagtttgtatactAATTTTTGTGGTCCTAAGTAAGAACAGATCATTTACCCATTGTCCTTAGAATTAACCGTCATTTTGTCATGTTGGCAGGTTTTTTGTCAGAGGGTTGGTTGCGTAATATTACCAGAAATTTCCTTaccctgtgtttacacaatctctcgctggctggggtgaATGACCCCCTCCCTGTGGTGTCAACTGTAGggctggccgctaggagcgcgattttagtcaggctagccttagtactacatgtatatcttaaaAGATACATCTATTTTATTGTATGATCCACAGGACTTACCCACTGATCTTGTCAGGACGTCTGCCAACAGATCCATGTCCTTTTTTCGCTCCACCAAACTCTCATCTTCCTGAGCAGCCTTTTTCCACCTCTTCTGTTCTTTATTCAGCCTTTTCATAAAGTGTTTCCAGTTCTCCTCACACACTTCCTGTTCCATGCCAAGTTTTTTACACTCTTTCATCAACAGAACCTGCATTTCTACGCATTTTTTCACCCGCTTGTCCTCCGGAAACACCGGATAACCCACCTCTGTCATGAACATGACAATCTGTGGATCCGTGGTAGGTATCTACTTCCACCCGGTTGCTTTCGTATGCCTTTTCCACGATGGGGATGCTGTCAAACGCTCGAGCAACTCTGNNNNNNNNNNNNNNNNNNNNNNNNNNNNNNNNNNNNNNNNNNNNNNNNNNNNNNNNNNNNNNNNNNNNNNNNNNNNNNNNNNNNNNNNNNNNNNNNNNNNGTTGATTTCCTTGTGGCTAGAAAGGAGAAGAACAATGCAGTGGAATTTGATCAGCATACTGAAGACGTCGGGAGGCACAGACATGTGGACACCGGGGATGGGACAAATGTAATAGAATATTTCCCTCATCAGAATGACGTACTGATGGTAATGTTCCTCCGTACAATTTAGGAGTATTTTTCCGAGCGTTTCTGCTACGACAATCCCGTACTTCGGATGGTTAATCCAGCACAGAACGATCATGATAACCTCGCGCTGTAAGCCCTTGTGTCCGTCATCCTTCTCTACAAGTCGCAGTACTCTATCCAGGCCCGCTTCCGTGAGCCGCTCCACAAACGGAGACATCGCGCGGAGAGCGTGAACGGCTGGCGAGCACGGCTGGCGGGTCTTTGGGTTCTTTTCCGCCTCCTCCAGGAGATAGTCCAGAAGAACGGTGACCGTGCCGGAGTACAGCGTTTTCCTGTGCTCTTCTGACTGGTGATTCGCGCAGAGAATCGTGACGAGATATCTTTCCTCGCACTGCTTTAGCCACTTGTTCCTCTCCTCCCACACCTGGACGTCCAGTTTGGCCATCTCTTCTCTGGGCATGGTGTAGAACTCCTTCAGACCGCCCTTGCCGTTCTCCCAGAAGACGTCCATGTGGCGCTTGGGCATCGGTGTCTCCCCCTCCTCAATGGGAGGGTACTGGAGGATCTTGCTTCTCAGGATCATAAGGAAATATGCCTCAGTCTCCATCTTTGCTATCTGTTCGTTTTCCCTATCTGTAACAGTGgaaacaagatatcaaaactggacgttccactgcagtgctgtaaccaaggaggttaaagaaagagctGTAACAAGCCACTACTGTAGGGCGCACCACATCTAGCAAggcctttaaaaaaatattgtttcctgttttggtccagaaaaaattagggtcggtataTATACTAGTAGGGGCTATCTTttctttgttatgattttttttaagctggccaaaactctagtgatacatattacaatgctGAAatacatgaggacacttgtctttttatgtcaaaatttgattttgtgcaaGATGCCAATGGTACATTTCTCCATTTGATAGGACAAGCCTGTTTTTATTtaaataggaagcaggctggaTAAAAATTcaaactggaagctatgtgactccactgcccaccccccagTTTTTTCTAGGgttggtagggaaacaggaaacacaacatttttttcctaggcctaagcatttcaatgtcatttacatacatgcacacatacacagacacacaactCCAACTTCCATGTCCATGTTACAGGCTTTTGCCTTGATAATGTAACTGGGACTTCTCCAGTTACCAGTCCAGGCCTCTAAGGGCTTTGATGCTAGAATTTGGCCTGTGTCCATCATCCATGGTGCCTTTCTCT
This region includes:
- the LOC118423467 gene encoding axoneme-associated protein mst101(2)-like isoform X2 codes for the protein MFMTEVGYPVFPEDKRVKKCVEMQVLLMKECKKLGMEQEVCEENWKHFMKRLNKEQKRWKKAAQEDESLVERKKDMDLLADVLTRSVEVWIWEHGKSITSSFMTLPEKPHRFALKEMPELAELVEKNNPKPIDPKEVQDLLKRTENRVPMRLVRPEPKKNPEPKDKSINPKKKKYKRPEKMKDKSKSAQPETENGNPNSTEQETVKSKQKSAKKGSAGKTKAEKSSEKTSSKPASDADRSTPTQTQEKTSADQVTEQTFKVKQLQRCGFCNRQELPEAKFQKCGRCRKTRYCSKECQQQHWRGGHKEECEERKTDKAET
- the LOC118423467 gene encoding axoneme-associated protein mst101(2)-like isoform X1, whose protein sequence is MFMTEVGYPVFPEDKRVKKCVEMQVLLMKECKKLGMEQEVCEENWKHFMKRLNKEQKRWKKAAQEDESLVERKKDMDLLADVLTRSVEVWIWEHGKSITSSFMTLPEKPHRFALKEMPELAELVEKNNPKPIDPKEVQDLLKRTENRVPMRLVRPEPKKNPEPKDKSINPKKKKYKRPEKMKDKSKSAQPETENGNPNSTEQETVKSKQKSAKKGSAGKTKAEKSSEKTSSKPASDADRSTPTQTQQEKTSADQVTEQTFKVKQLQRCGFCNRQELPEAKFQKCGRCRKTRYCSKECQQQHWRGGHKEECEERKTDKAET